The following coding sequences are from one Capsicum annuum cultivar UCD-10X-F1 chromosome 3, UCD10Xv1.1, whole genome shotgun sequence window:
- the LOC107865525 gene encoding uncharacterized protein LOC107865525 → MSDSGGDNDDDQQPFIERSKNTNKFMDYRKILWQTYLPNGCNPADHFNLDSKLIASLLLPFFRNNPQFKVKDVQTIFEVELKHTHSYKKAWIGRKRSFKFIYGDFDYSFAQLPRYRPVISIDGTHIYGKYDIKMLIVVTADANGQIFSLVFAIVNKETKEEWSWFLSCLGIHVVVDRRGVTYISDRAPEILRSFNDLFELHEPNAYHCFCLRHVKINFLSNFPNKQLEGLMWQAAIQHQECKFKAVMQSLKDAEPGAYNFLMKIPLEK, encoded by the exons ATGAGTGACTCTGGaggtgataatgatgatgatcaaCAACCATTCATTGAG AGATCGAAAAACACCAACAAATTTATGGACTATCGAAAAATATTATGGCAGACATACTTGCCAAATGGGTGTAATCCAGCTGATCATTTTAACTTGGATTCTAAATTGATTGCTTCTTTGTTGCTGCCTTTCTTCAGGAATAATCCTCAATTCAAGGTGAAAGATGTTCAGACTATTTTTGAGGTTGAACTAAAACATACACATTCCTATAAAAAGGCATGGATTGGCCGCAAACGttctttcaaattcatatatGGTGACTTTGATTACTCATTCGCACAACTTCCAAG ATATAGACCAGTCATCTCTATAGACGGCACTCAcatttatggaaaatatgatataaagatgTTGATTGTTGTGACTGCTGATGCAAATGGGCAAATATTTTCACTTGTTTTTGCAATTGTTAACAAGGAAACCAAAGAAGAATGGTCATGGTTTTTGTCGTGCCTTGGAATTCATGTGGTAGTTGATCGTAGAGGTGTTACATACATATCTGATCGTGCTCCTGAAATACTTAGAAGttttaatgatttgtttgagTTACATGAGCCGAATGCATATCATTGCTTTTGTCTTAGGCATGTGAAAATTAACTTTCTGTCTAACTTTCCTAACAAGCAACTTGAGGGATTAATGTGGCAGGCTGCTATTCAACACCAAGAATGTAAATTCAAAGCCGTCATGCAAAGTTTGAAAGATGCTGAGCCAGGTGCTTacaatttcttaatgaaaattccATTAGAAAAATAG
- the LOC107864117 gene encoding sugar transport protein 13 produces the protein MAGGGFSTSGAGGTHFEAKITPIVIISCIMAATGGLMFGYDVGVSGGVTSMEPFLHKFFPTVYKRTKDPGLNSNYCKYDNQGLQLFTSSLYLAGLTATFFASYTTRKLGRRLTMLIAGFFFIAGVVLNAAAQDLAMLIIGRILLGCGVGFANQAVPLFLSEIAPTRIRGGLNILFQLNVTIGILFANLVNYGTDKISGGWGWRLSLGLAGFPAALLTLGALFVVDTPNSLIERGRLDEGKQVLRKIRGTDNIEPEFLELVEASRIAKEVKHPFRNLLQRKNRPQLIISVALQIFQQFTGINAIMFYAPVLFSTLGFGSSAALYSAVITGAVNVLSTVVSVYSVDKLGRRVLLLEAGVQMLLSQVIIAIILGIKVTDHSDDLSHGWGIFVVVMICTYVSAFAWSWGPLGWLIPSETFPLETRSAGQSVTVCVNLLFTFIMAQAFLSMLCHFKYGIFLFFSAWIVVMSFFVFFLLPETKNIPIEEMTDRVWKQHWLWKRFMVDEDEDVDVVKKNGYANGYDPSSRL, from the exons ATGGCCGGTGGAGGGTTTTCTACCTCCGGTGCCGGAGGCACGCATTTCGAGGCTAAGATTACACCTATTGTTATTATCTCTTGTATTATGGCTGCAACTGGAGGACTTATGTTTGGTTATGATGTTGGAGTTTCTG GTGGCGTTACGTCAATGGAACCATTTCTTCATAAATTCTTTCCAACGGTATACAAGAGAACAAAAGACCCAGGATTAAACAGTAATTACTGCAAGTATGATAATCAAGGGCTACAATTATTTACATCATCCTTATATCTGGCTGGTTTAACAGCAACATTTTTTGCATCATACACAACAAGAAAACTTGGTCGGAGATTAACGATGTTAATCGCCGGTTTTTTTTTCATTGCGGGAGTTGTACTAAATGCTGCTGCTCAAGATTTAGCTATGCTTATTATTGGAAGGATTCTACTTGGTTGTGGTGTTGGTTTTGCTAATCAG GCTGTTCCACTATTTTTATCAGAAATTGCACCTACAAGAATTCGTGGAGGACTTAATATTTTGTTCCAACTTAACGTAACTATTGGTATTCTGTTCGCCAACCTCGTCAACTACGGAACAGACAA GATAAGTGGAGGATGGGGATGGAGATTATCATTAGGTTTAGCAGGTTTTCCAGCAGCGCTATTAACGTTGGGTGCATTATTTGTGGTAGATACACCAAACAGTTTGATAGAAAGGGGTAGATTGGATGAAGGCAAACAAGTACTTAGAAAAATACGAGGTACAGACAACATTGAACCTGAATTCTTGGAGCTTGTCGAAGCTAGTCGTATTGCTAAAGAAGTCAAACACCCTTTCAGAAATTTACTCCAACGTAAAAATAGACCTCAATTGATTATCTCTGTTGCCCTCCAG ATATTCCAGCAATTCACAGGAATAAACGCCATTATGTTCTACGCACCTGTTTTATTTTCAACACTAGGTTTCGGTAGCAGCGCAGCCCTTTACTCAGCCGTGATCACCGGAGCTGTCAACGTTCTGTCCACCGTAGTCTCTGTCTACTCTGTCGACAAGCTAGGACGACGTGTCCTCCTCCTTGAAGCCGGGGTCCAGATGTTGTTGTCCCAAGTAATAATAGCCATAATCCTAGGTATCAAAGTAACGGACCATTCGGACGACCTTAGTCATGGTTGGGGAATATTTGTTGTGGTCATGATATGCACCTACGTGTCCGCTTTCGCGTGGTCGTGGGGCCCGCTAGGATGGTTAATTCCTAGCGAGACGTTCCCGTTGGAGACGCGTTCGGCTGGGCAGAGTGTGACAGTGTGTGTTAACTTGCTGTTCACGTTTATTATGGCACAAGCATTTTTGTCGATGCTGTGTCATTTCAAGTATGGGATATTCTTGTTCTTTTCGGCGTGGATTGTGGTGATGTCGTtctttgtattcttcttgttgccTGAGACGAAGAATATTCCGATCGAGGAGATGACAGACAGGGTGTGGAAGCAACATTGGTTGTGGAAGAGGTTCATggttgatgaagatgaagatgttGATGTTGTTAAGAAGAATGGATATGCTAATGGATATGATCCTTCTTCTCGTTTgtaa